The proteins below are encoded in one region of Ricinus communis isolate WT05 ecotype wild-type chromosome 6, ASM1957865v1, whole genome shotgun sequence:
- the LOC8263263 gene encoding regulator of nonsense transcripts UPF3 isoform X1, with protein MVYKGMKGGQAEKTKVVVRHLPPTISQGSFLEQIDVVFSGRYNWVSFRPGKSSQKHQSYSRAYIDFKRPEDVIEFAEFFNGHLFVNEKGTQFRAIVEYAPSQHVPKQWSKKDGREGTIVKDPAYLEFLELISKPAENLPSAEIQLERREAERAASAAKDAPIVTPLMDFVRQKRAAKTGSRRILSNGKISRRSGASGSPSSSSSKRSSEKKRVSATMYVLRDSAKSTSGKDKSTYLLVPKRDDQQFSDKSTPFASASGTEVLEDESGVSGITDTGKKKILLLKGKEKEISALSGGMSKQNAASFDKNVTSSAIKQSQRRESSGRIIRSILLNKDSRQNQSSGFQSEQQIQSSNLEKEKRLPRPAHVQLVLKDVNGSSDDKFVGNDLHGFSGEKQEKRTRNKDRPDRVVWTPLRRSDGSYASDESLSSSASQSTHTGQDSSQGNLGDIKVDSSNSRSGDVKTLGSGRSSHSSLDNGSHKHFGRRGPSHTVRDADGSSLEGKPSKRGGGASGYGSHEKQVWVQKSSSGS; from the exons AT GGTTTATAAAGGTATGAAAGGTGGTCAAGCTGAGAAGACAAAAGTGGTGGTGCGTCACTTACCGCCGACGATTTCTCAAGGTTCGTTTTTAGAGCAAATCGACGTCGTTTTCTCTGGGAGATATAATTGGGTCTCGTTTCGTCCGGGCAAGAGCAG CCAGAAGCATCAATCCTATTCCAGAGCCTATATTGACTTCAAAAGGCCAGAAGATGTTATCGAGTTTGCAGAGTTTTTTAATGGCCATCTTTTCGTTAATGAGAAGG GCACTCAATTTAGAGCTATTGTTGAGTATGCTCCTTCACAGCATGTGCCAAAGCAGTGGTCAAAGAAGGATGGTCGTGAAGGCACCATAGTaaaag ATCCTGCATACTTGGAGTTTCTTGAATTGATATCGAAACCAGCCGAAAATCTTCCCAGTGCAGAGATACAATTGGAACGAAGAGAAGCTGAGCGAGCTG CAAGTGCTGCAAAAGATGCTCCTATTGTTACGCCCTTAATGGACTTTGTTCGCCAGAAACGAGCTGCAAAGACTGGTTCTCgg AGAATTTTGTCCAACGGAAAAATCAGCAGAAGGTCTGGTGCAAGTGGAAGTCCTAGCTCATCATCATCCAAACGAAGTTCTGAAAAGAAGAGGGTTTCAGCCACAATG TATGTTTTAAGGGACTCTGCAAAAAGTACTAGCGGAAAGGACAAATCAACTTACTTATTGGTTCCTAAGCGAGATGACCAGCAATTTTCTGATAAAAGTACTCCATTTGCTTCTGCATCTGGAACTGAAGTCTTGGAAGATGAAAGCG GAGTTTCTGGAATTACTGACAccgggaaaaagaaaatcctgCTTctgaaaggaaaagagaaagaaatttcAGCT TTGTCTGGTGGCATGTCAAAGCAGAATGCAGCATCATTTGATAAAAATGTGACTAGTTCAGCTATAAAACAGAGCCAGCGACGTGAGTCCAGTGGAAGGATAATCAGAAGCATACTTCTAAATAAGGATTCACGCCAAAATCAATCTTCTGGGTTCCAATCTGAGCAGCAAATTCAATCCTCCAATTTAGAAAAGGAGAAACGTCTTCCGCGTCCTGCACATGTGCAGCTGGTCTTGAAGGATGTAAATGGATCTTCAGATGACAAGTTTGTTGGCAATGATTTGCATGGCTTTTCAGGTGAGAAGCAGGAAAAGCGCACAAGAAATAAGGATAGACCTGATCGTGTTGTATGGACTCCTCTTCGTCGATCAGATGGCTCATATGCAAGTGATGAATCCTTGTCATCATCTGCATCTCAGTCTACACATACGGGTCAAGATTCTTCACAAG GAAATCTTGGAGATATAAAGGTTGATTCATCTAATTCAAGGAGTGGAGATGTTAAAACCCTTGGAAGTGGACGAAGCAGTCATTCTTCTTTAGATAATG GATCTCATAAACATTTTGGCCGGCGGGGACCATCACATACAGTGAGGGATGCTGATGGCTCATCTCTTGAGGGGAAGCCTTCAAAGAGAGGTGGCGGTGCTTCTGGTTATGGTTCCCACGAG AAGCAAGTGTGGGTTCAAAAGTCAAGTTCTGGCTCTTAG
- the LOC8263263 gene encoding regulator of nonsense transcripts UPF3 isoform X2 — MVYKGMKGGQAEKTKVVVRHLPPTISQGSFLEQIDVVFSGRYNWVSFRPGKSSQKHQSYSRAYIDFKRPEDVIEFAEFFNGHLFVNEKGTQFRAIVEYAPSQHVPKQWSKKDGREGTIVKDPAYLEFLELISKPAENLPSAEIQLERREAERAASAAKDAPIVTPLMDFVRQKRAAKTGSRRILSNGKISRRSGASGSPSSSSSKRSSEKKRVSATMYVLRDSAKSTSGKDKSTYLLVPKRDDQQFSDKSTPFASASGTEVLEDESGVSGITDTGKKKILLLKGKEKEISANAASFDKNVTSSAIKQSQRRESSGRIIRSILLNKDSRQNQSSGFQSEQQIQSSNLEKEKRLPRPAHVQLVLKDVNGSSDDKFVGNDLHGFSGEKQEKRTRNKDRPDRVVWTPLRRSDGSYASDESLSSSASQSTHTGQDSSQGNLGDIKVDSSNSRSGDVKTLGSGRSSHSSLDNGSHKHFGRRGPSHTVRDADGSSLEGKPSKRGGGASGYGSHEKQVWVQKSSSGS, encoded by the exons AT GGTTTATAAAGGTATGAAAGGTGGTCAAGCTGAGAAGACAAAAGTGGTGGTGCGTCACTTACCGCCGACGATTTCTCAAGGTTCGTTTTTAGAGCAAATCGACGTCGTTTTCTCTGGGAGATATAATTGGGTCTCGTTTCGTCCGGGCAAGAGCAG CCAGAAGCATCAATCCTATTCCAGAGCCTATATTGACTTCAAAAGGCCAGAAGATGTTATCGAGTTTGCAGAGTTTTTTAATGGCCATCTTTTCGTTAATGAGAAGG GCACTCAATTTAGAGCTATTGTTGAGTATGCTCCTTCACAGCATGTGCCAAAGCAGTGGTCAAAGAAGGATGGTCGTGAAGGCACCATAGTaaaag ATCCTGCATACTTGGAGTTTCTTGAATTGATATCGAAACCAGCCGAAAATCTTCCCAGTGCAGAGATACAATTGGAACGAAGAGAAGCTGAGCGAGCTG CAAGTGCTGCAAAAGATGCTCCTATTGTTACGCCCTTAATGGACTTTGTTCGCCAGAAACGAGCTGCAAAGACTGGTTCTCgg AGAATTTTGTCCAACGGAAAAATCAGCAGAAGGTCTGGTGCAAGTGGAAGTCCTAGCTCATCATCATCCAAACGAAGTTCTGAAAAGAAGAGGGTTTCAGCCACAATG TATGTTTTAAGGGACTCTGCAAAAAGTACTAGCGGAAAGGACAAATCAACTTACTTATTGGTTCCTAAGCGAGATGACCAGCAATTTTCTGATAAAAGTACTCCATTTGCTTCTGCATCTGGAACTGAAGTCTTGGAAGATGAAAGCG GAGTTTCTGGAATTACTGACAccgggaaaaagaaaatcctgCTTctgaaaggaaaagagaaagaaatttcAGCT AATGCAGCATCATTTGATAAAAATGTGACTAGTTCAGCTATAAAACAGAGCCAGCGACGTGAGTCCAGTGGAAGGATAATCAGAAGCATACTTCTAAATAAGGATTCACGCCAAAATCAATCTTCTGGGTTCCAATCTGAGCAGCAAATTCAATCCTCCAATTTAGAAAAGGAGAAACGTCTTCCGCGTCCTGCACATGTGCAGCTGGTCTTGAAGGATGTAAATGGATCTTCAGATGACAAGTTTGTTGGCAATGATTTGCATGGCTTTTCAGGTGAGAAGCAGGAAAAGCGCACAAGAAATAAGGATAGACCTGATCGTGTTGTATGGACTCCTCTTCGTCGATCAGATGGCTCATATGCAAGTGATGAATCCTTGTCATCATCTGCATCTCAGTCTACACATACGGGTCAAGATTCTTCACAAG GAAATCTTGGAGATATAAAGGTTGATTCATCTAATTCAAGGAGTGGAGATGTTAAAACCCTTGGAAGTGGACGAAGCAGTCATTCTTCTTTAGATAATG GATCTCATAAACATTTTGGCCGGCGGGGACCATCACATACAGTGAGGGATGCTGATGGCTCATCTCTTGAGGGGAAGCCTTCAAAGAGAGGTGGCGGTGCTTCTGGTTATGGTTCCCACGAG AAGCAAGTGTGGGTTCAAAAGTCAAGTTCTGGCTCTTAG
- the LOC8263263 gene encoding regulator of nonsense transcripts UPF3 isoform X3, whose translation MVYKGMKGGQAEKTKVVVRHLPPTISQGSFLEQIDVVFSGRYNWVSFRPGKSSQKHQSYSRAYIDFKRPEDVIEFAEFFNGHLFVNEKGTQFRAIVEYAPSQHVPKQWSKKDGREGTIVKDPAYLEFLELISKPAENLPSAEIQLERREAERAASAAKDAPIVTPLMDFVRQKRAAKTGSRRILSNGKISRRSGASGSPSSSSSKRSSEKKRVSATMYVLRDSAKSTSGKDKSTYLLVPKRDDQQFSDKSTPFASASGTEVLEDESGVSGITDTGKKKILLLKGKEKEISALSGGMSKQNAASFDKNVTSSAIKQSQRRESSGRIIRSILLNKDSRQNQSSGFQSEQQIQSSNLEKEKRLPRPAHVQLVLKDVNGSSDDKFVGNDLHGFSGEKQEKRTRNKDRPDRVVWTPLRRSDGSYASDESLSSSASQSTHTGQDSSQGSHKHFGRRGPSHTVRDADGSSLEGKPSKRGGGASGYGSHEKQVWVQKSSSGS comes from the exons AT GGTTTATAAAGGTATGAAAGGTGGTCAAGCTGAGAAGACAAAAGTGGTGGTGCGTCACTTACCGCCGACGATTTCTCAAGGTTCGTTTTTAGAGCAAATCGACGTCGTTTTCTCTGGGAGATATAATTGGGTCTCGTTTCGTCCGGGCAAGAGCAG CCAGAAGCATCAATCCTATTCCAGAGCCTATATTGACTTCAAAAGGCCAGAAGATGTTATCGAGTTTGCAGAGTTTTTTAATGGCCATCTTTTCGTTAATGAGAAGG GCACTCAATTTAGAGCTATTGTTGAGTATGCTCCTTCACAGCATGTGCCAAAGCAGTGGTCAAAGAAGGATGGTCGTGAAGGCACCATAGTaaaag ATCCTGCATACTTGGAGTTTCTTGAATTGATATCGAAACCAGCCGAAAATCTTCCCAGTGCAGAGATACAATTGGAACGAAGAGAAGCTGAGCGAGCTG CAAGTGCTGCAAAAGATGCTCCTATTGTTACGCCCTTAATGGACTTTGTTCGCCAGAAACGAGCTGCAAAGACTGGTTCTCgg AGAATTTTGTCCAACGGAAAAATCAGCAGAAGGTCTGGTGCAAGTGGAAGTCCTAGCTCATCATCATCCAAACGAAGTTCTGAAAAGAAGAGGGTTTCAGCCACAATG TATGTTTTAAGGGACTCTGCAAAAAGTACTAGCGGAAAGGACAAATCAACTTACTTATTGGTTCCTAAGCGAGATGACCAGCAATTTTCTGATAAAAGTACTCCATTTGCTTCTGCATCTGGAACTGAAGTCTTGGAAGATGAAAGCG GAGTTTCTGGAATTACTGACAccgggaaaaagaaaatcctgCTTctgaaaggaaaagagaaagaaatttcAGCT TTGTCTGGTGGCATGTCAAAGCAGAATGCAGCATCATTTGATAAAAATGTGACTAGTTCAGCTATAAAACAGAGCCAGCGACGTGAGTCCAGTGGAAGGATAATCAGAAGCATACTTCTAAATAAGGATTCACGCCAAAATCAATCTTCTGGGTTCCAATCTGAGCAGCAAATTCAATCCTCCAATTTAGAAAAGGAGAAACGTCTTCCGCGTCCTGCACATGTGCAGCTGGTCTTGAAGGATGTAAATGGATCTTCAGATGACAAGTTTGTTGGCAATGATTTGCATGGCTTTTCAGGTGAGAAGCAGGAAAAGCGCACAAGAAATAAGGATAGACCTGATCGTGTTGTATGGACTCCTCTTCGTCGATCAGATGGCTCATATGCAAGTGATGAATCCTTGTCATCATCTGCATCTCAGTCTACACATACGGGTCAAGATTCTTCACAAG GATCTCATAAACATTTTGGCCGGCGGGGACCATCACATACAGTGAGGGATGCTGATGGCTCATCTCTTGAGGGGAAGCCTTCAAAGAGAGGTGGCGGTGCTTCTGGTTATGGTTCCCACGAG AAGCAAGTGTGGGTTCAAAAGTCAAGTTCTGGCTCTTAG